In one Rhodothermales bacterium genomic region, the following are encoded:
- a CDS encoding MerR family transcriptional regulator — MAAGIRKLYYSIGEVSKLTGLEQHVLRYWETEFPELKPQKNRAGRRIYTEADVAFIQRIRRLLREEKYTIEGARKALAQEEHTPDHKEAFRKELLALREFLYDLKKRL, encoded by the coding sequence ATGGCAGCCGGCATCAGAAAACTCTACTACTCCATAGGCGAGGTGAGCAAACTCACCGGTCTGGAGCAGCATGTGCTGCGCTACTGGGAAACCGAGTTTCCGGAGCTGAAACCGCAGAAGAATAGAGCAGGCCGGCGGATTTATACGGAGGCCGATGTCGCGTTCATCCAGCGGATACGGCGCCTCTTGAGGGAGGAGAAATACACGATCGAAGGCGCCCGGAAGGCCCTCGCGCAGGAAGAACATACGCCTGATCACAAAGAGGCGTTTCGCAAGGAACTTTTAGCACTTCGGGAGTTTCTCTACGACCTCAAAAAACGGCTTTGA
- a CDS encoding DMT family transporter codes for MSLDRASPRPTHDLALLVVVLVWGINFPILKHAVTVMHPFALNVFRFLISTLTMGAIVWSRSGGGRVGIWELFRRHALRIVVLGLIGTLLYQWFFILGIARTTAGTAALIMASAPAWTVLVGHLRGYESTSRITILGLAASLGGTALIVFAGHDRISFGNETLAGNVLILGASMMWGTYTALARPTIRYIPPLELSFVGLLVAMPFLLLLGAPHLGSILWADVTPGIWLSILYSGALSTGLAVVVWNVSVKHAGANYTALFGNLVPIVALATGAIFLDEPITRIQLVGGAMAIGGVVLMRLHGARAASRSRDEPPE; via the coding sequence GTGTCCCTCGATCGAGCGAGCCCCCGCCCCACACACGACCTTGCTCTGCTGGTCGTCGTCCTGGTCTGGGGGATCAACTTCCCGATTCTGAAGCATGCCGTCACCGTCATGCATCCCTTCGCGTTGAATGTATTTCGTTTTTTGATTTCCACCTTGACCATGGGCGCAATCGTGTGGTCCAGGAGCGGTGGGGGCCGTGTCGGGATTTGGGAGTTGTTCAGGCGGCATGCCCTGCGCATCGTCGTGCTGGGGCTCATCGGCACGCTGCTTTACCAGTGGTTTTTTATCCTGGGCATCGCGCGGACTACCGCCGGCACGGCCGCGTTGATCATGGCCAGCGCGCCGGCGTGGACGGTGTTGGTGGGCCACCTCCGGGGCTATGAATCGACCAGTCGTATCACGATCCTCGGCCTCGCCGCATCACTTGGCGGCACCGCCCTCATCGTCTTCGCAGGGCATGATCGGATCTCTTTCGGCAACGAGACGTTAGCCGGAAACGTATTGATTCTGGGCGCCAGTATGATGTGGGGAACGTATACGGCGCTTGCGCGCCCCACCATTCGTTACATCCCCCCGCTTGAGTTATCGTTTGTGGGTTTGCTCGTCGCGATGCCCTTCCTATTGCTGCTGGGAGCACCTCACCTCGGCTCGATTTTGTGGGCAGATGTAACACCGGGCATTTGGCTCTCGATCCTTTATTCAGGCGCCCTATCGACAGGTCTGGCCGTTGTCGTCTGGAACGTATCGGTGAAACATGCCGGCGCGAACTACACCGCACTCTTCGGTAATCTGGTGCCCATTGTCGCGCTCGCGACCGGGGCTATTTTTCTGGATGAACCCATTACCAGAATCCAACTTGTTGGCGGCGCGATGGCCATCGGCGGCGTGGTACTCATGCGTCTCCATGGTGCGCGCGCGGCTTCTCGATCCCGCGATGAACCCCCTGAGTAA
- a CDS encoding GDP-L-fucose synthase, producing MISKHDRIFVAGHRGLVGSAVVRRLTAGGYDHIVTRTRQELDLLSQAEVASFFAKEHPNVVILAAAKVGGILANNAYPADFISDNLVIETNIIRAAFGAGVKRLIFLGSSCIYPKLAPQPLKEEYLLTGPLEPTNEWYAIAKIAGIKLCQAYRKQHGSDFFSMMPTNLYGPNDNFDLKSSHVLPALIRKFHEAKGVNGLPDAAVPIWGSGKPLREFLYVDDMADATVFAMEQPADLIYETAPDGILNVGAGYDLSIRELAELVRDVVGSNSPIEYDASKPDGTPRKLMDVSRMTKLGWTAGTSLRNGIEHAYAWFQDHYLPV from the coding sequence ATGATTTCCAAGCACGACCGGATCTTCGTCGCCGGCCATCGGGGGCTTGTCGGCTCCGCCGTCGTCCGCCGTCTCACGGCCGGCGGTTACGATCATATCGTCACCCGCACCCGTCAGGAACTCGACCTCCTTTCGCAGGCGGAGGTAGCCTCTTTTTTTGCAAAGGAACACCCGAACGTGGTGATCCTCGCGGCGGCGAAAGTGGGCGGGATTCTGGCGAACAACGCCTACCCGGCCGACTTTATCAGCGACAATCTGGTCATCGAGACCAATATCATCCGGGCCGCGTTTGGCGCCGGCGTCAAGCGGCTGATCTTCCTCGGCAGTTCGTGCATCTACCCCAAGCTGGCCCCGCAGCCGCTTAAGGAAGAATACCTGCTCACCGGCCCGCTGGAACCGACCAACGAGTGGTATGCGATCGCGAAGATCGCCGGCATCAAGTTATGCCAGGCCTACAGGAAACAGCATGGATCGGACTTTTTCAGCATGATGCCGACCAATCTGTACGGCCCGAACGACAACTTCGACCTCAAATCCAGCCACGTACTCCCCGCGCTCATCCGCAAATTCCATGAAGCGAAGGGGGTCAACGGCCTGCCGGACGCGGCCGTTCCCATCTGGGGATCGGGTAAGCCGCTCCGCGAATTCCTCTATGTGGACGACATGGCGGACGCCACCGTTTTTGCCATGGAGCAGCCGGCCGATCTTATCTATGAGACGGCGCCGGACGGCATCCTGAACGTCGGCGCCGGCTATGACCTCTCGATTCGCGAACTGGCCGAACTCGTGCGCGACGTTGTCGGGAGCAACAGCCCGATCGAATACGACGCGTCCAAGCCGGACGGCACGCCGCGTAAGTTGATGGACGTCTCGCGGATGACGAAGCTGGGCTGGACGGCCGGCACCTCGCTTCGAAACGGAATCGAACA
- a CDS encoding SMC family ATPase: protein MVPVELRLSNFLSYGAETQCLDFQSFHVACLSGRNGQGKSALLDAMTWALWGEARKSSGSHKPDEELLRIGAHRMRVELVFDVEGVRYRVLRGYARSASGKTSKPELELHLLGEGGEHDQGKPLTRASIRETQEVLDQLLGLDYSTFINSAFLLQGRSDEFTKKRPNERKDILARILNLDTYERLSLAARDQERVYSDQCDRESQTVSRLSRAMEEEAGCRQDQEELLAQIDEGMTLLSAATAAEAESARRLDEYEHRVRESASLREALERLVHEETHLVQNAAGLDRQLAEADALLLRANEIETAHQHLQTLQHEFEALYEKREHHRAEERKVDQLSAKLRDATGALEMTLHALDVERKRLQDSRHEMTEQLGERSALDTRIAEARLASSTLDQRLADTERRSRLQTDIHRLEQALVGLREALIGEQRQLARQFAQRKTLELERQVWMTTRARLAKELAAKAAVDAALEALATEGQTQNEALTQKKGTIEALEAEIARLTARLNALEAAEEGECPTCGQPLTASHRETATARYLRDKTALETESEEAGRWVTQQQDRIEATRARYRQVRQQQMALTAVAERFAGVEAEGKSLTQRMEEFDPIEDRLVEVARTVERHAFGEAERHALDQLLEERDAIVVDEKALNEARAHRVRLQQFEERRRFLDQLERRYEEAGRQIVEAEEKQRAARQDLEPGGRLALQRAAIELLQGNLEAIGFDPMRFDRVQQEIKTLAPAAQGYRDLEAARTQRPAWDEQRSRLGNRLTRIQEERALLVDRLEMVRAKEGDKVALQRDAVEKRRHREGVALRLRELDVRRGELNARLEQFGRDREALERAKAGLQEAERERGLYRHLRTVFGKNGIPSLIIEETLPEIERRANELLDRLSDGRMHVRLETLKDKKTGGTRETLDIIITDEHGAARPYETFSGGEAFRVNFALRIALSQLLAERKGVRIRTLGIDEGFGTQDEQGIESMIDAIQTIKDDFDKILVITHLDRLKEAFPVRIEVEKHPVLGSQFQVLGV from the coding sequence ATGGTACCTGTCGAGCTACGCCTCAGCAATTTTCTCAGCTACGGCGCTGAAACGCAGTGCCTGGATTTCCAGTCATTCCACGTAGCCTGCCTCTCGGGCCGGAATGGCCAGGGGAAGTCGGCCCTTCTGGATGCGATGACCTGGGCGCTCTGGGGCGAGGCCCGCAAGTCGAGCGGCAGCCATAAACCCGACGAAGAGCTGCTCCGAATCGGCGCCCATCGGATGCGTGTCGAACTCGTCTTTGATGTCGAAGGTGTCCGCTACCGTGTCCTACGCGGCTATGCCCGCTCTGCCTCCGGTAAGACGAGCAAGCCGGAACTCGAACTCCACCTTCTGGGCGAAGGAGGCGAGCACGATCAGGGCAAGCCCCTCACCCGCGCCTCGATCCGTGAAACACAGGAAGTCCTCGATCAACTGCTGGGGTTGGATTACTCAACCTTCATCAACTCGGCTTTTTTGCTTCAGGGACGCTCCGACGAGTTCACCAAGAAACGTCCGAACGAACGAAAGGATATCCTCGCCCGCATTCTAAATCTGGATACGTACGAACGCCTCTCGCTGGCGGCGCGGGATCAGGAGCGGGTGTATTCGGACCAGTGTGATCGCGAAAGCCAGACGGTTTCGCGTTTATCCCGCGCCATGGAGGAAGAAGCCGGCTGCCGGCAGGATCAAGAGGAGCTGCTGGCGCAGATCGACGAGGGGATGACCCTGCTCTCCGCCGCCACGGCTGCCGAGGCCGAAAGTGCGCGCCGGCTGGACGAATACGAACACCGGGTGCGAGAAAGCGCATCCCTCCGCGAAGCCCTCGAGCGTCTTGTCCATGAGGAAACCCATCTCGTTCAAAACGCCGCCGGCCTCGATCGTCAGCTCGCTGAAGCTGATGCACTCCTGCTACGTGCGAACGAGATCGAGACGGCTCATCAGCACCTTCAGACCCTCCAGCACGAGTTTGAGGCGCTCTACGAAAAACGCGAACACCATCGGGCGGAGGAAAGAAAGGTCGATCAACTGTCTGCCAAGTTACGCGACGCCACGGGCGCGTTGGAGATGACGCTTCACGCGCTCGATGTCGAGCGGAAACGCCTCCAGGACAGCCGGCACGAGATGACCGAGCAACTCGGCGAGCGCAGCGCCCTCGACACGCGCATCGCGGAGGCGCGGCTCGCGTCCTCAACGCTCGATCAACGGCTGGCCGATACGGAGCGTCGCAGCCGGCTGCAGACGGATATTCACCGACTCGAACAGGCGCTCGTCGGCCTCCGCGAGGCCCTCATCGGGGAGCAACGGCAGCTGGCCAGGCAGTTCGCGCAGCGAAAAACCCTCGAGCTCGAGCGCCAGGTATGGATGACTACCCGGGCGCGACTCGCGAAAGAACTGGCCGCCAAAGCGGCCGTCGATGCTGCCCTCGAAGCCCTTGCGACGGAGGGCCAGACCCAGAACGAGGCGCTCACCCAGAAAAAAGGAACAATAGAGGCGTTGGAGGCGGAAATCGCCCGCCTCACGGCTCGGCTCAACGCCCTCGAGGCGGCCGAGGAAGGGGAGTGCCCCACGTGTGGTCAGCCCCTCACTGCCAGCCATCGAGAAACGGCGACCGCGCGTTATCTGCGGGATAAAACGGCCCTCGAAACCGAGTCCGAGGAAGCCGGCCGATGGGTGACGCAGCAACAGGACAGGATCGAGGCGACCCGGGCGCGCTATCGGCAGGTTCGCCAGCAACAGATGGCGCTGACGGCGGTTGCCGAGCGCTTCGCCGGTGTGGAGGCCGAGGGAAAGAGCCTGACGCAACGCATGGAGGAGTTCGATCCTATTGAAGATCGCCTTGTAGAGGTAGCGCGCACCGTTGAGCGCCATGCGTTCGGCGAAGCCGAACGACATGCACTCGACCAGTTGCTGGAGGAACGTGACGCCATCGTCGTGGACGAGAAAGCCCTGAATGAGGCACGCGCACACCGTGTGCGCCTCCAGCAATTCGAGGAGCGCAGGCGCTTCCTGGATCAACTTGAACGCCGATACGAGGAAGCGGGGCGGCAGATCGTCGAGGCTGAAGAAAAACAACGGGCTGCCCGGCAGGACCTGGAGCCAGGTGGTCGTCTGGCCCTACAGCGCGCCGCTATTGAGCTCTTGCAAGGCAACCTCGAGGCTATCGGATTCGACCCGATGCGGTTTGACCGGGTGCAACAGGAGATAAAGACGCTCGCGCCGGCGGCCCAGGGATACCGCGATCTCGAGGCCGCGCGTACGCAACGGCCGGCCTGGGACGAGCAGCGGAGTCGGCTCGGTAACCGTCTGACCCGAATCCAGGAAGAACGGGCCTTACTGGTCGATCGGCTCGAAATGGTACGTGCGAAGGAAGGCGATAAAGTGGCCTTGCAGCGCGATGCCGTCGAAAAACGTCGGCATCGGGAAGGAGTAGCCCTACGTCTCCGCGAACTCGATGTCCGTCGCGGGGAATTAAACGCTCGGCTCGAGCAATTCGGACGCGATCGCGAAGCACTCGAACGGGCGAAAGCCGGCCTGCAGGAGGCCGAGCGGGAGCGCGGGCTCTATCGGCACTTACGCACGGTATTCGGAAAAAATGGCATTCCGTCGCTCATCATAGAAGAAACTCTCCCAGAAATTGAGCGGCGCGCCAACGAACTACTGGACCGTCTCTCCGACGGTCGGATGCACGTCCGGCTCGAGACGCTCAAGGACAAAAAGACCGGGGGGACCCGTGAAACGCTCGACATCATCATCACCGACGAACATGGCGCGGCGCGGCCCTACGAGACGTTTTCGGGGGGTGAGGCGTTCCGCGTCAACTTTGCGTTGCGCATCGCGTTATCCCAACTGCTTGCCGAGCGAAAAGGCGTACGCATTCGTACCCTGGGGATCGACGAGGGCTTTGGAACGCAGGACGAGCAGGGCATCGAGAGTATGATCGACGCGATTCAGACGATCAAGGACGATTTCGACAAGATCCTGGTGATCACACATCTGGATCGGCTGAAGGAGGCCTTCCCCGTCAGGATCGAGGTCGAAAAACACCCCGTGCTGGGGTCGCAGTTTCAGGTACTGGGCGTCTGA
- a CDS encoding polysaccharide biosynthesis tyrosine autokinase: protein MDNNSYPVSRGYYQNLPAQQMGPPDPRFMGPMYGRKEPDSKTALHEALEILRLGKWYIIGITALVFIAVTIFTFTMVPVFQASTLLLVDTKAGTNEEKLAPDFLKGGVIDQSKLDTQRLLLQQSTEIARRTADRLVEMRTLPVSGAPLAILEQSTSISHLAQLLQEEYLGIKPADSEGSADALIISASSSSAEEAALIANMYAEEYVHLTEDMSRERLTAQRIFLEQQFAEKKIELDELETRLANYMSREGATALDDQAKYTVAQIATMQAMLEDARIERSMGESQLLTLEQELMDMQPRLTNRVASTVERELEQAQERIADLEMQVDLIFQKNPQLRDNPEGNPTVLDMQAQIAQLRSRVRSLSEEYVDDLVGSGGIDPKKEGLSMTYLADLKRKIADERISISGQQARVRGLEQRLREYDVKLKTIPGTSIELAKLERQQKAAEELYTILSQKLGQIRIAEQSERGFAKVIRSAVAPEAPLKPRKSVNLAMGLMLGLMLGIGAAVARRKLDTRVYTPDDLTVSDINMIGVVPDMRQLIKKEFGKRAKIDFEGREISTGLVALIAPISPIAEAYRRLYIKLQFSRDDRGIQNLMITSPKAGAGKSTTALNLAFTTAQAGRRTLVVDADLRRPSLHDKLGLPEGPSLLELLSEDESRWDSERFFTGFENLYVITGIPVSQPAELLGSRKMIDLVERFRSEFDIVIFDTPPVLGAVDPVLLSRQCDAVIVVASADGTDMDSLKQSIEELRSVGANVIGTVLNRFDPSSMYGYRNTYGYSYGSNSYVAS from the coding sequence ATGGACAACAACTCGTACCCCGTAAGCCGCGGATACTATCAGAACCTTCCCGCGCAGCAGATGGGCCCCCCCGATCCCCGCTTCATGGGCCCGATGTACGGCCGCAAGGAGCCGGACTCGAAAACGGCCTTACACGAGGCGCTGGAAATTTTACGCCTGGGTAAGTGGTATATCATCGGCATTACGGCGTTAGTGTTCATAGCCGTCACCATCTTCACGTTCACGATGGTGCCGGTCTTCCAGGCCAGCACGCTCCTGTTGGTGGACACGAAGGCGGGCACGAACGAGGAGAAGCTGGCGCCCGACTTTTTGAAAGGCGGCGTGATCGACCAGTCCAAACTCGACACGCAGCGCCTCTTGCTCCAGCAATCCACGGAAATCGCTCGCCGCACGGCGGACCGGCTCGTCGAGATGCGTACGCTCCCGGTTTCGGGCGCCCCGCTCGCGATTCTCGAACAGAGCACCTCGATCAGCCACCTGGCTCAGTTGCTCCAGGAGGAATACCTGGGCATCAAGCCGGCCGATAGTGAGGGTAGCGCGGATGCACTCATCATCAGCGCCAGTAGCAGCTCGGCCGAAGAAGCGGCCCTGATCGCGAATATGTACGCGGAAGAATATGTCCACCTTACCGAGGACATGAGCCGCGAACGCCTGACCGCCCAGCGGATCTTCCTCGAACAGCAGTTCGCCGAGAAGAAAATCGAGCTCGACGAGTTGGAGACCCGCCTCGCCAACTATATGAGCCGCGAAGGCGCCACCGCCCTGGACGACCAGGCCAAGTACACCGTCGCCCAGATCGCGACGATGCAGGCCATGCTCGAGGACGCCCGGATCGAGCGGAGCATGGGCGAATCCCAGTTGCTGACGCTCGAACAGGAGTTGATGGACATGCAGCCCCGCCTCACGAACCGTGTCGCCTCGACGGTGGAGCGCGAGCTCGAGCAGGCCCAGGAACGCATTGCCGACCTGGAAATGCAGGTGGATCTCATCTTCCAGAAAAACCCGCAGCTTCGGGACAACCCGGAAGGCAACCCCACTGTACTGGACATGCAGGCCCAGATCGCGCAGCTCCGCTCCCGCGTCCGCAGTCTGTCCGAAGAATATGTAGACGACCTCGTTGGATCAGGCGGCATCGACCCGAAGAAGGAAGGGTTGAGCATGACGTATCTGGCCGATCTGAAACGGAAAATCGCTGACGAACGGATCTCGATCAGCGGACAGCAAGCGAGAGTGCGCGGCCTCGAGCAACGGTTGCGCGAGTACGACGTCAAGCTTAAAACGATTCCAGGCACCTCGATCGAGCTCGCCAAGTTGGAGCGTCAGCAGAAGGCGGCCGAGGAGCTCTACACGATCCTTTCCCAGAAACTGGGCCAGATTCGCATCGCCGAGCAGTCCGAACGCGGCTTCGCCAAGGTCATTCGCAGCGCCGTCGCGCCGGAAGCGCCGCTGAAGCCCCGCAAGTCAGTAAACCTCGCCATGGGTCTGATGCTGGGCCTGATGCTGGGTATTGGCGCCGCGGTGGCCCGTCGGAAGCTGGACACCCGCGTCTATACACCGGACGATCTCACGGTGAGCGACATCAACATGATCGGCGTCGTGCCGGACATGCGGCAGCTTATTAAGAAGGAGTTTGGCAAACGCGCCAAGATCGACTTCGAGGGCCGCGAAATCAGCACGGGCCTCGTGGCCCTGATCGCACCGATCTCCCCGATCGCCGAAGCGTATCGCCGGCTCTACATCAAGCTTCAGTTCAGCCGCGACGACCGCGGCATCCAGAACCTGATGATCACGAGCCCGAAGGCCGGCGCCGGCAAGAGTACGACGGCGCTCAACCTCGCGTTTACAACCGCGCAAGCCGGCCGGCGCACGCTGGTCGTCGATGCGGACCTCCGCCGCCCGTCATTACACGACAAACTCGGCCTGCCCGAAGGGCCGAGCCTGCTCGAACTGCTCTCAGAAGATGAAAGCCGCTGGGATTCCGAGCGCTTCTTCACCGGGTTTGAAAATCTATATGTGATCACGGGCATCCCGGTCTCGCAGCCGGCTGAACTGCTCGGCTCCCGCAAGATGATCGACCTCGTTGAGCGTTTCCGCAGCGAGTTCGACATCGTCATCTTCGACACCCCGCCCGTCCTGGGCGCTGTCGACCCCGTGCTCCTTTCGCGCCAGTGCGACGCCGTCATCGTCGTCGCCTCGGCCGACGGGACGGACATGGACTCCCTCAAGCAGTCCATCGAAGAACTGAGAAGCGTGGGCGCCAATGTTATCGGTACAGTGCTTAATCGATTCGACCCGAGTAGCATGTACGGCTATCGAAACACGTACGGATATAGTTACGGTTCGAACAGTTACGTGGCCAGCTAG
- a CDS encoding CvpA family protein, translating to MGSLDLVILVGLVIGLARGFSTGGIRQLFSLAGIVFAFVFAAQLMQSVGDRLAGNAGISPGLAPIVGFIAIFLVVQVAAYAVSRLLETFLKALKLGIVNRVIGGAIGGFKAMLVLSLTFFAFGFVGIPAPATRDASLFYHTVTAILPSTWNYISERLPMLNRIDGRGDAVAPGAMEAPRPATPN from the coding sequence ATGGGTAGCCTGGATCTGGTCATATTGGTCGGTCTTGTCATCGGACTGGCGCGTGGCTTTTCTACGGGAGGCATCCGCCAGCTATTCAGTCTGGCTGGCATTGTCTTCGCGTTTGTCTTTGCCGCCCAGCTGATGCAATCTGTCGGAGATCGCCTGGCCGGCAACGCCGGCATCTCCCCGGGGCTCGCGCCCATCGTGGGGTTCATCGCTATCTTCCTGGTTGTACAGGTGGCTGCTTATGCGGTCTCACGGCTACTCGAGACGTTCCTCAAGGCGCTCAAACTGGGCATCGTGAACCGAGTGATCGGCGGCGCGATCGGGGGCTTCAAGGCCATGCTGGTGCTCAGTCTTACATTTTTTGCCTTCGGCTTCGTGGGCATTCCCGCTCCCGCCACCCGGGATGCGTCGCTCTTTTATCATACCGTCACCGCCATATTACCCAGCACCTGGAATTACATCTCCGAGCGGCTCCCCATGCTCAACCGGATCGATGGCCGCGGCGACGCCGTGGCTCCGGGAGCGATGGAGGCCCCACGGCCGGCGACGCCCAACTGA